The segment AAATTGAAGAAACGGTCTGACTTCTATGTCGGGCCTTTTTTCATGCCACGATTAGAAAGCTAGCTTTCAGCTAGAGGTCAATCACTTTGCTGCCATGATAATGGTCGCTACAAGCATACCAAAGGAAATCATTAACGATAACACTTCGAATGTACTCATATTGATCACCGCCAATCTCTAGAAGATTAGCAAAGGCTGGACCCATTTAGAGGCCTCAACTTCAATATAGTGATGTCCATAATAAAAGTAAATAGATGAGAGGTTCCTAATAGTCACCTAGGTGACCAATAGGAACCTCTTTCGTTTTGTAACTATTATAATGGAATAGATTAATTAT is part of the Veillonella nakazawae genome and harbors:
- a CDS encoding putative holin-like toxin, with amino-acid sequence MSTFEVLSLMISFGMLVATIIMAAK